The DNA region CGGGGGTGAATGCCTATCTGCTGGACCTGCTGAGTTATCGCAACCGCGGGGATACATTTATTGTGAAGACCGGGCGTTGGGATATCCCGTCGGTATTTGAGAGTCGCGTCCGTGAGGTGAGCCGGCCGGTGCTGTCCGATGTGCGGTTCCGGTTTGCGGGCCAGACCTATTGCGAGGCCTATCCGTTGCTGACCGCGAATCTGTATCTCGACCGGCCTCTGGTGATTTACGGGCGTTTTATCAAGGGAACGCGGCGGCTGGTGTTCCAGGCCACGGGGCAGGCGGATGATATCCAATGCGATATGGTCTTTGATCTGGATCTTGAAAAGGCGATGACGGGGGATGCGGGGGTACGGACCAGTTGGGCCTGGCAGCGGGCCTATTACCTGATCGGCGAACATACCCGTACGAAACAGCCCGGAATCATCTCGGAACTGGGCCGCCTGGGAAAGACCTTTAATATCAAGGTCCCTTACATGACTGAACTTCAGCAGTAATCGGACACCCCTCACCCTAGCCCTCTCCCTCAAGGGGCGAGGGAATAGATTGTGCGCCATGTTTTCTCCCTCTCCCCTCGAGGGAGAGGGTTGGGGTGAGGGGTGTTAATCTTGCTGCAACGGATGTCGGTGATGAACGAACCGTTGCAGGATCAGGATCACAAGAATCATGGCGGCGCCTGAGGCGTAGAGGGTGCCGAACCCGAACCGGTCCGCCATGAATCCCCCCAGAACGGCGCCCAGCATACTGCATATCCCGACGACACTCTCATTGATGGCCACATACTGCGAACTCCGTTCAGGATGAATGAGGGCGTGAAATACCAGGTAGAAGAAGAAACTGCCCGTGTAGATCCCGAACAAAATGGCGCCCACACTGAGGATCAGATGGGACTGGCCGTACCCGAAGATGAGTGCGCCTGCAATGCCCAGACAGCCGAAGGCACCCACGGCCATGGGCCGGTACATCCAGAACCGGCTCCGGCACAGCGCTAGTCCCGTCACCGCCTGCGCCGCACTCACCAGGAAAAAGAGGAGCCCCTGAAAGCTTTGGGTCAGATGCAGGCAGGTTTCACTCCGGACAGGAAATACGGCGCGGAGGAAGGTGAGGACGATGACGCCCACACCGGCACTGACCCAGCCTAGCCAGGCGAGGTCGGGCTGATGGGAATAGTCCACTGGGATGGCTTCGGCAGGGCGCGGCGTCTCGCCGGGTCGGCTGGGCGCCGCCGGCTGCGATTGGGCGAGATCTCTCAGGAAGTAAACCGCGATTCCGGTTAAGGCGGACAGGCTTGAGGCGAAATAGCAGGCATATTTCCAGCCGGAATTTCCCCCGCCGGGGGTGGACGAGCCGAATTCCATCAGGATGCCTGAGATAAACGGCCCCATGGCAAAGCCCATGCTCCAGGCGAAGGTGTAAAGCCCTGTGGAGTAGGTAATGGGCTTGTTATTGGCCCCATCTACCGCCTTCATGAATACCTGAAAGGGCAGGAAGAATAAGGCCGTTGCAATGCCCGCCAACGCCATCAGGACGTAAATCCCCACTACGCCGGGAATCAGGGTGAAGAGAAAGCTGATCAGGGCCAGCCCCCCCATGGAGGCGACCATCAGCCGGGAGGCATTGGCCGCCGTGACAAACCTGCCAAGAATCGGGCAGGCGACCAGATAGACCAGACTCCAGGTCGTCACCGTATTGGCGACGACGACGGCACTGGCCCCCTGCTGGGACAGGCGGACGGCATTGATGAACATAAACTGCGCCACCATCATGTCGGCAATGGCCGGCAACAGGTAAATAATGAGAGATAATCGCTGTCTTGAAATTTGCATGCGCGGGAACCTAACACAGGACTGCA from bacterium includes:
- a CDS encoding MFS transporter, producing the protein MQISRQRLSLIIYLLPAIADMMVAQFMFINAVRLSQQGASAVVVANTVTTWSLVYLVACPILGRFVTAANASRLMVASMGGLALISFLFTLIPGVVGIYVLMALAGIATALFFLPFQVFMKAVDGANNKPITYSTGLYTFAWSMGFAMGPFISGILMEFGSSTPGGGNSGWKYACYFASSLSALTGIAVYFLRDLAQSQPAAPSRPGETPRPAEAIPVDYSHQPDLAWLGWVSAGVGVIVLTFLRAVFPVRSETCLHLTQSFQGLLFFLVSAAQAVTGLALCRSRFWMYRPMAVGAFGCLGIAGALIFGYGQSHLILSVGAILFGIYTGSFFFYLVFHALIHPERSSQYVAINESVVGICSMLGAVLGGFMADRFGFGTLYASGAAMILVILILQRFVHHRHPLQQD